TTGTGAAAATTGATATAACTTACTATTGAATTATTGAGAAGGAAAATGAATATCAAACTAACATTTACATTTACCTGTTGCATTTCATGCCCTCTAGATACAAGCGCATCCCTGTGACAGGTCTCTTCCCAACGGTAACCTGTTGAGTCATGGCATACCAATTAGATTCCTAGACCCTAGTTATGATACATAAAATTACTTGACATAATATTGCACGTGAAGGAAGAAAGTACCTGATTAGGGTTTACATATAGCTTAGGACCCATCAAGTTAAAGTGGAGGATCGATGATGGAGCAGCCCTATTTGTGACAGAAGACAGTGGGAGGTCGTTGTGAATGGGAGCCCAAATCTTGTGTGATTGGAAGTCAAGAAAGTACTGTAAATCACTGATAGGAGGTTTATCTAAAGCCAAAATAAAGGACAAGAATTAGATGAACAGcataaggaaaaaagaataggGGAAAAAATGAACGAGAAATGAAATCTACAAAGTTCAATAAGTCATTAATTATCAATTAGTATTATTgtattataggaaaaaaaaatgaagaagacaaaggttcatGGTGTTTTAAGATGGTAGAGAGCCTattatcatggttttaaaaaaccAGAACGATCAAAAAACCGAAAAAAGATCAATTCCCGATTTAACCTAGTTCTTGACTACTTTTTTTGCTGAttttcacacacaaaaattcGACACAACCAACCAACCTAATGGAGGCATTCGAGGAGGTTCTAGATCTAGAGATCTCCACCTAGATTTGGTGgagatataaaaatattttcccctTTCCAATCATCGTCGCCCATCACGTGTCCCCCATTTTCGATCTCGATTGTACCCAACCACCACACATGGACGTTTTAACATTTAACGTGGTCAGGTTGAGCAACAACCTAATTCAACTCGATCCATGACATGTCAAGATATTAATGTCTTGTGCATTctctaaacattttttttgttttggctaaaaaaaatttaaaaaaaaaaaaaaaagttttctttttctaaatagTAAATCTAAACCGCGACAAATTTTACTACACGGTGTGATTAGTGTACAATAATAATGTAGTTAGGGTGATTCATGTGGCAAGTGATGTTACACTAATTACAATCTATCaccttaataattgtgaaataattattgtgtctatattatatatttttttaataaaaaaataccaaCTCAAGTGGTTTGGATAAGTTGATCGTGCATACAATAATGTACTAACCAACTTCCCTATGAGCTCTATATCGGTTAGGCCCAGATTTTCTGGACTGTGGGCCTGTGGCCTTTTCAGTTTAACAACCCAAAATGTAGGGTTTGCTTTAAAAGGACGATTGAGAGAGAGTTGAAGACTTACATCGAAGATAGAGGTTGATGGCATGGGATAAAAAACCTTTGCCAGGAACACCTCTAAGAAGAGAAGTTATGGGGATGAAGCTGAACTGAATTGCGTCTGGCATTGATGGAACTGTTAAAAGCCACTCGCAATGGCTTGAGACCGATGGATCACCTCCCTTCTTGTAACATATAACAGTGATTCCCTGCAAAAGCCATCTACTTCAATGTTAATAttatgataaattgataatattaataatcCAGCGTTGTATAGAAAAGCAATGACATATTGGTAGTTTATCTTTACTCGCAAAGATGATGAGGTATTAACCAGTTGAATTATCATGTTCTTGGCAATTAGTACTATtccaataacataataaataaatatttgtataaattttttatgcttaATGACACAAaagtttataatatttatttagtaaaatgtATGGTATTTCTAACATTGTTACATGTTATAGCGAAATGCACCTGGTACCTAGAAATAGGTACTGTCTACTTTGTGCTAAAAAGCATTtatgttttggtttttctttcgTCATCAAATTGATTAATGTAGTTTGGTGATTCTTGTACTATCATTATTCATGTATTTCATCATTGTTTTCAAACAATTATTAAAGGATATTCGTGGAATAACTGGACCTACATCTTTTGTATTGACGGATGAGAAGCTATTGAAAGCAACAGGTTGGGTAACAAAGACATTGAAAGCCTGCGGTGCCTGCAATTAgtttaagaaaattattgtgtaaGCACCCATTTTGACAagattaaaattcaaaaccgaaacaaaaaaaaaaaatgaaattgtgaTGATAATGTTCTATTGGTGGGAGACAAAAATTAGAACCTTCTCTTTAATTTTGGAGTTCAGCGGGGAGAAATTGCATGTCCCAGTAAACAGCTGATCTCCAAGCTTATCCAAGTGATTTTTGAGCTGTGTTGGCCCCAACTCCGAAGACGTATCCTGCTTAACTAACACTACATCTTGGCCACCAATGCTCAACCCCACAATTATGTGGGTTCCATATTTCTCAATGAATCtgtgaaaatttattaaaattaaaaaataaaataaaaatattaactatCTAAATCTAGATAATTAAATGTAAGTAAAGGAAACCATGCAGTCCACCCTATAGATAACTATGTAAAGGATACCATGCATTATACCTTATTGTGGCCAACCTATCCAGTTAAGTAGCCCTTACACATTCTAATTAAGCTGTCTTGAATTAATTAAACATGTTGTATGTgtgatttttttaagaatgacaTTGTTCTACCAGTTTGGAGGGAAaagttcaaaaaagaaaagcatattTAGCAGCTCAGTAATCCAACATATAAGTTAAATTAGGGTTGGCCTAACAATGATTCTCAAAACCTCATGAGATTTTGGGTTCAAAACCCATAACCAATCATTTGGAACCACCTGGCCCTAAGAAATCCTTCCATGTAATTATCCGATGTATACTTGAAAGAATAGTCAAACTCTTAAATAACTCTAAACACttatatttaagaaaaataaataaatttaataaaaaaaaagttcactGGGGTTTAAAACACGACGACTCCATTTCAATAGCTAGAGTtcactccaatttttttttatatgacaCTATTCTACCAGTTTGGATGGATGAgatccaaaaagaaaatcatatttagCATCTCATGAGTAATCTATTTAGCATCTCATGAGTAATCAAACATATAAATTAAACTAGGGTATAAATCCCAAAGGATTGGTCTAGTCAAAGGTTCATAagattcttgaaattttgaattcgAAACTCATAACTAGCATTTTGGAACCACTCCCAAAGAATCTTTCCTTGTTATTATTTGGTGAGAGAATAGTCAAACTCTTAAATAACTGTGAACACTGCATTAAAAAAAAcgatgaccaaaaaaaaaaaactaaaacttaaaCACACCAACTCCACAATTCACTAGAGTTCActccatttgtttatttattttttagaatagttcattagagagagagagagagagagagagagagttttttctttttgacattCTGGAAATTTGGCAAATGAATGTccaattaatatttaatttgattgtCACCAAACAGCAGCCAACGCAGTAGAATATCCCCAGAGGGAGAGGATTGTAATTTTGCACTCCAATTAATCCGCTTCCAATCCACAATAGTGACacatttttccttaattttagTTCAATTCCAATTATGTACCTAAAATTATGTTAGGTCCGTTTCAGCATAAAACAATattctaaaaacaaaatataaaacaactTGGTGAaaccaaaatcatttttaatgaCCCAgacaaacacatttttttgggtttcatcCTCAAGAGCAAAGAACATATCCCAATTTCTCATTCTCCAAAATGAGCTTAAATGTGTATTGGCCATTCACACACACTGTTGAGGTGGCAAAACTTAATTGAAAACccaatgaattaaaataataagattgCACATAACTTAAGCTCTAGTTTATTGAAAATGAGCTCCTTGACAATGTCACAACTTTTATAACTTCCAATTTTAATTGAGCAGGCTTACAATCCATGTTGAAATAGTCTTGGAAGTCAATGATTTTCATATTACACATTATCTCTCTACAGCTTAATAAAGCATAAACTAAACAAAGAGCCAACTAATAAGCCTATAATTTATCTATTAAATATGAATAAAATCCTAGTGACTGTCTacattagactttttttttaatcatttttctatTTGGGTGACCAACTCTCTCTACATTCAAAACGTTTTTCCAAATCAAACACCTCCAAACTGTAGATGTTCTATCTCAATTTTATGCTATTATATCATGTAAACAAAGATCATTCAACCTGTCCAGACAGCTAATTCCTAACGTGGTTGATAATTATTGACATTTTACTAAACTACTATGGactaattctaatttataattaataattattggTCAAATAAGATAAATGTCTACGTTACTGATAGAAGTTAGAAAATTGTGTGTACCAAATGATTAGCCATGctattatttctattattatttgatcATTATGACTAGCATGCGTATGAGTTGTCTTATTGACATGGTCTCTATGGGTGGTTTCGTCTATTTCTCTTCCTATCTCATATGTCAAGAAGATTCATCAAaatgtatactttttttttttccgggtttacaaaggaaaaatgaattaaaagatTAGGTGTGTTTAGAAAGTCCAAAAAAAGCACAcaaagtaataagttttatgaTACAATATATTTCAATTATTGACATCATAAATTATATTCGATGTACAACAAAAGTGATATATGTAGTAGttccaataaaaaatgatattgtattAATCATAATATGCCGCATcaataagttgtgaaaatgttatgataTTTGTAGTATTATTGTTAGAAAAGTCAAGATAGAATAATGCGTTTTTGTACTAGAAGTTTAGAACatcattctttctcttttgtttgtttgtttgattatttcttaaaaaataaaaataaaaataaaagagatagaTAATGTCGACATAGAACATGATCAAAGAGTCCTTTTGGttctcattaaaaataaaaataataaaataataataataataatataatgacTAAACAAAGAGTAGATATATTGTCGCAATCTCTTGATAAAAACTACGTATCCTAAGTTTCGAATATGATACTCGCTCACTATTCAACTGTATggttgttaatttaattattcaGTTAGATTCTCAACTAAGGGTtggtttggatacagctgaaaactgaaaactgaaaaacactgtaacaaaataatttttaaatgtgtaaatagtaacgtgagacccatttttaatgaaaaaattgctgaaaagtgaaatttgtggatcCATGAACAATATACGATGTGCactgattggctgaaaaagtttaaaaagtcCAACTTTgcagctactgttcattgaacagtgcataaacagtagccgcaagtctcaaaaacgcgtgaaaaaaaaaaaaaaaaaaaaaaatcaaaacgtAGACGCAAACGTTTCAGTTCCAGCAGAACCCAAacgtagctttttttttttttttttgagaaaccaaacgTAGCTTTAGTTGAATAATAGAGCCTAAATGGCAAAATGCAAATACACACTATCTAAATTCTAAACTTTCACCCACTTGACGGAGAATGGTACTTTGTATGGGCCCAATGGTATTTGCGGATTGGCGTTTTGTCCAACTTTGAACCAGTTTTTGTCGGTATTGGTAAGCAAAGTAAAGATACGTGCCTAATTATTTTAAGGacccaaccaaaaaacaaaaatgtgaacAGGTTCAGAATTTGGTTCATGAAGAATTCTAATCCGACATCGACTAAATATTCGTGTTTTGACCCAAGTTTTGCTTCAAACTTCCACCATCTTTCATTCACAATTCGTTGTTCTCTTTGTCTGAAAACAAACAATTCGTGTTTTGGTCATTGTTCTTACTTCTGGGAAAAagtatttcaatttaattagtTTGTACCTTAAAAAGCAAAAGCAGAACAAAAGCACTGaatcttaaaagttaaaaagtagtGAACCCAATCCAACAAATTTGCATGTGGAGGATAGGACACAAATAACTCGTGATCATTTTAGGACATGTGTCAGTTCTGTATCTTCTTCCGTGTAAGTTTTACATGGAAATGAAACCAAACTTCAAATTAACAGAGTATGCTAAATAACTATCTTGGAAATTagaatagataaaataatacgTACATTACCTGGCAAGAGCACAGGGATCCCATGCTGTCGGAACTGCATCACGAACTTCATCGGAGAGAGCGAGTGGGTATCGATCAATATGAACATTGAATAGTGTGATAAAGAAACCATCAAGACCCAAGAACTTAGTATTGCCTGCATCAGTTGCCCACGAACCACTTTGGAAACCAAACATGGCATTGAAACAACCGGATGGGATTTTCCCAGGAACTTCAGAACTTTGGTTGAAAAATTCTGACATCTACACCATCAACCATAAtaacaacaatgataaaattagcaaaatccatgcttttttttttttttttttttttttttttgttcttattggTTAATTATAAGAACGGTAATAAGAATATATGTATACCTGATTGAAGCTGAGGATGTCAGATTGATATCTAGTTCGATCGCCTTTGTCACATTTGATATCAATTGAGACATCATTGAAGGTGCCAAAACCAGGGACTTGAAGTTGTGTTTTTTGTGATTCATTGAGACGGACCAATCTTCCTTTGCCTTTGCAAAAATTGAGCCTGAAATCTGAAGTTAAGTCGAATCCTCTACCTAAGCTGTTTAGAGCTCTCTTCACTATTTCTTCACCCatatcaatctctctctctctctctctctctctctcttttcctttagtGTTCGTATTTGGTGGCAATAATATAGGTGAAAGATAAGGGTTGTGATTTGACATTGTCAAGAATTGGTAcgttttcaaaattaatttattatatcatGATAAGTACgttttcaagagagaatgtgaaAACGTATTAACACGTCTAGGAAGTTTCACTGGGTATATGATTTGATCACATTAACTTTGACCGTAGTCGATCTCtctttatattgatttttttggttatgacTATTTGGTGTCAATTTTTCCAACTTTCAATAGAGAGAATCCATTCCATGGACACAAAACTCTTGTGCCACAGTTTTTTGTCACTACTCTTATGACTGACAGTAAATACCTAAAtggcaaagaaaaaaatgatcgATCTATGTGAAGATAATTGCCAATCGCTGACGGATTACGCTAGAAAACAGAGTTCTAAAAAAGAAACTCTAGTTTCAACAATGAACGTGCCTCACTTTCGTTTCACATGAGGCAAATGGGATAAAAGGACAATATAAGGTCGGCATTTTTTTGTGGTAAGGAAGATAAGATTGACAGATATGGCATTGGCAAAAGCTGAACGTCAACTGAGAACTTAGAACGGGCAAGGGCAATACGTGAATACCACATAATTCAAAATCTAATGTGGCTGAAACTAATAAGCTTCCTGTGGTTTCATTAAAATCCAACTGTCCTTTTGTTCGATGTTAAGGGGTGTATAGTACGCCactcaaacacatattttcaatttttaaataacattatacatatttttatatattttttcaaccacacgtattttcatacatgttttcaaacacatataccaaacaTTCCCTAAGTTTGTTACTTTCcatgagtttatttttattaacttatattatttaaaaattatatagaagtcaaaaataaaattatttttcaattttagaaacaaaaaaaattaatattttaaaccaTTAAAGCAAGTTGAACCCTagctaaaacaaaaagaaacctGTAAGTATGTAAGTCTCGTAAATGTTGtatgataaaatattgttttggtcactaaattttaccaaaaaattattttatgttcctaaactttaaaaagtttttttctttttttctttttttttttttttttgctcctaaactttgtaaagagttttattaatagtttagagacaaaaatataggccaaaaatgaacttttataatagtttatggatttttttttttttttgaaagatcttttgtaaaatttaaagaaagaaagaaagagaaacatttttaataattaaggaatgaaaaacaaattttcgaTAAAGTTAaggaaccaaaataatattttagcaaaaaatgtATTATGATGATTGAAGTGCAAGTGTGAACATCCACctttatcaataaattaatgctatagacacaaactattttacaacatttttataaatcgTTGATGTAACtaactttttattggtttttatttaggcctaccattaacatcacttttttatttactaataactACTAACCATATTAACAGTtcgtaaaatattttgtaaaaaagtttgtatttttagCATTACTTTTACCAGTATTAAAAATAATACTTAACctatctaaaaataataatagtatttgaCTATATGGATCAATTTGaatggagggagagtagagcataattaaatattataaaattattattaataatttaatatataactaGTATTTGAGTGATGCTGTGAGTTAATTAACTACAGCTTTCAGTTTttcttattattgttattttttatgctcACAAGGAGAGGACTTGACTTTTCGCATTGCTTGTCTAAGTACTTTACCtacaaaaatttcatatttgGAAGGACAatgctttttttaatttatctctTGCTAAAAGTCCCGCTGCTTCCAAGAGATTGGGTAATGTTAACGATAGCAACAGtgtaatttttgcaatttttttcagaATAATTGAGTTGATAAGTTTTTTACCGACTCCTATGTATGTTCATTACTAACATAACTTTGTTACATACTATTAATGTGTCAAATGTTTCGTGAAATTATTGGTGTACATAAACTTTTTTGAagttaaaaatagatttattgCTAGCAGAATGTAATAAAtctggattctcaaaaaagaaaagaaaatagaaatcaaagCTGGGTGTTGTCATCTTTTGTGCCATACATAAACCCGTATATTTTTCGTTGTAGGTAAGCAATAGTATAGGAAATGAGACTTTTAAATTGCAGTCAAACAGCAATAAATAAATGGCAGAGAAAACTATAAAAAGGAAAGGAGCACCTTAACACCgcactctaaaaaaaattatttttatggaaattatCAAGTGAAGAATTGGTCAAGTAAATTGACCGCCCTACTCGTTGTCATATGTAGGAAAGGACTTGATACTTTGATaaaagaaaaccttttttttttcttaattacaaAAGTTCAAACTTCGAAAAAGCAAAAGGCCATGAAGCACTCACACTTTCACGCCttgtttggttttaaaaaatggtcactcatcactcagtttttatcactcatcacttaaaacatCCTATCCTGTTTGGCACCATACTCacttgtcatcactcaatatttttcaactatttGTGGGCTCCATACCTGTACCTTATGCagcttttactctttttttttttttccttcaacccccAGTACCTGAACTCACCGaacccaatgaaaaaaaaaaaaaaaaaaaaaaggaaacccaGAAACCCGAAAATTGAAgaccaatccaaaaaaaaaaaaaaaaaaaaaaaaaaaaaaaaaaaaaaaaaaaaaaaaaaaaaactgaagacaaaccagtgaaaaaaaaaaaaaaaaaaaagaagaagaagaccgaACCCAGAgaagaaaggaataaaaaaattaaaaaaaaaagagtcaaaggtCAAAAGGTGCGTCTGTGGGTCCCTCCATGTGtgttacaaaaatattattgagttatgagttatggaaactgaaaacagctaaaatgtgttttcagtttccataactcataactcaaaaatcagagaattgagtgatgaaaattgagtcaCAGATCATGAGTCATGGAATCCAAACAAGTGCTCTTCCCTGGGCCCCACCAATTTTGGAtcatgagttatgaaaacagaatgatatcactcaaaactctcTTCATCCAAACATCACCTCAGATTCTCGTCCTTATCATATTTTAAAACCATTAACTCAAAagaaaacccttttttttttcttaagtacaAAAGTTCAAACTTcgaaaaaacaaattaaagtgCGATTTTCCATTGTATGACCGAATTTTGTGAAGGCCAAtgtttcaattaattatttttatattttttaaaataaataaataagggaaTAATTACATTGGAGGATGGCTTCAAATTTAactatatagtttcaaaattttcaaattaaactgttaaatatattagcaaTGCGATGTGTTATACTATGTTGTATATGCTAAAGTAGATGCAGAAAGGGAAGCATATTATAAGAACACCGAGAACACAAAGGTTACGTGGTTCAAAATCTCTTAAAGacatctttattatgtaagaGTATAATACAATAatctgtgttacaatgaattataatatgagtatatatagacGACTAAActctagactactagtacaggTAGGAGTGGATTTGCACCTATTatattgggctaatatatctaaAATATCTCTAACATAAACCTTTTGAGTTTAAAATTGCTACAACTTTGAACTCTATAATTTCCTTTATTTCGAAATAAATCTTGAAGTTTTAGGTCCAGATCAAACTCAAAAAgaacaagtttaaattttaaattcatgcaattttaaaaattcagggtttaatttaaaattaagaaaattataaagTTCAATTTTATAAGTGCTTAACGGTCTTAAATTTCAGggtttaatttaaaacttttaaaactaTATGGTTTAATTTGGAACTACctcttctcacaaaaaaaataaaaaataaaaaaataaattgaaactacatttataatataatatttaaaaataatttaccaGAAAACGTATTAAAATAGCTTCACACGTTTGATATCGGGCCAAGACACGTCAAAGTTTGGAAGAATCTACATCTGATAAATACAAATTGAGAGAATGGAGATTATGGATGTGTCTGGCTTTCAGACAGGCTCATGGAGTCATGGGAGACCCATTTACAATTTGATTCTTGACTACGCAGAGGACCAGTGTGAAAGATAAAAAAGCTAACAAAGAATTTCATTCTAGTTGCTCATCCATCGTTATTGGACATTGATGTCACTAGCGTGTGGGTGGGTATGGCCATACTTACCTTGGTTGGCCAAAAATTGACAACGCAAGGACTCCCCAAAGAACTTTAAGAAAGGGAGCTATATAACTTTCTTAGCTTTTGAAGTCAAGATTTCTTTTGAAGTCAAGATTTCATTCAGGATTCAGGATGTAATTAGAATAgttatgtgtttttattttgctaACACATGCATTAGATTTCcttccacacacaacacacccCCCCCCCGGGGCGGCGGAcgtagggactaaaattttaaaaagagtcAGAACCGTAACAAGACATTGTCAATGACGAAATAGTGATGAATATTCTTAAAACTTGAAAGACACCGTGTTAAGAAAGGGAAATCTCAATTCAATCCTAATAAACCCAAAGGTTGGCCAAGGAGGCTTTGTTGGTTAAGTCAATAAACTAATGGGAGAGTGAGAGAAATGAAAATTGTGTAATAATACTTTTACTGTAATAGTGCCAAGGGTTGTATACCTTACTCTACGGAATAAAGAGTCTTTATAGGAATGTTACAAATCATTTTGCAATAAACCCCCCTTCCCTCCTCTCAAGACTTGCTAACTGGTTGTCCCCTCAATTCAATTAAGGGGACGTATGTAACAACTCTTATTCTATAAGTAAAATGAGACGTTGCTTAATGGCATTAAATGTGAAGGTTTGTTATGAGGTACAATAAATATTGATGTGAAGAAAGATATAGGACATTGCTTTTGATGATAACTACTATTCCTAAATGACTGGAGGAATGGGTACATAGGTTGGTGGCCATACCGACCAAGATGAATGCTTAGTATAGTTCTAGTTCGTCGCTAAATGTATTTGGTCATCTAACTTCCTAGTATGAAATTGTATTTTCGACGGAAAATATGAAGTACTTTCGACGGAAAATATAAAGtactttcttcaaccttttgTGGTCGAAAATGATTTTCAGTGGCAGCCTTATAAGTAATATAGCTTTTGCGATGAAGCTTTTGCCAACTACCATCGACGATATTTTTTTGTCGTCCGTAATACATTTTTGCTACTGTTTTTTTGTACTTTAATGATAAACTTTGGTCGTCacaaataagtttattttttatagtatttCGTCCGTAAGAGTAAGTAATTTCTCAAGAAAAAGATggaacaaattaaaatttaaataaaatgagataAATATCTGCTCTTCTCTAATGGATTATTTTTGAGATGTGGAGAAATCATTTTGTGGGACCCTCCATTATTGTCCAACTGAAGATGCTTTTATTCTGTCCAGACGGGGAAGTTTCGATATTCATACACTCGGTTATGTTGTGAATGAACTATGGTTGGTATCCATTTTGTCGAGGACAAGGAAGATTAGTCATGAGTCATGAGGTGATTGGAAATCAAAGGCTACGGTGTTCACAAGGACCTACTCAAGTCATTATTGACCAAATAAAATACTTCtagaaatatgaaaataaagatattttgtaaatagAAAAGTAGAATTTTTTGAATGGTGGTAATCAGAGTTTCGATGGTGCTAGGACAACGTAAAATGCAATTTCTAAATATGTGATTGACACCACAACTCATAAGAGAAAAATAGTAGTGAATTAAACATTAGGAATACCGAATATCAACCATCATGTGTGTTACATAACTAAACACAACTTTGTAAATATGATGGAATAAATTACCTATGCAGATAAAAGTATAAAGTCAAAGCTTGATTTGGTTAGAGTAAACCAttcactaccaaaaaaaaaaacactttttataCGTTTTCTATTATCTCGGTTAAGAAAACCGCTGCAATAGTGTTTATTGCGGCAGTTGGCTAATcttaaaagattaaataaataaacaagtacacaaaaattttattcaaaaaaagtgccccccccccccccttctcctCTTCTTTAGTCTTTAGTACTCTTCCCAAATCTCCCTTCTCCCGGTACCAGGACCGGCTTGATGTATTAAGGAGCTTAAGGCAAAAAATGAATTTAGAccttttatacatttaaaaatgactttaaaaaaaaatttaaatattgctTAAACTCTATTCTCTTgatagatgcaaaattactaattaatatgaaccatctagaattttttttttttttttttttttttttttgagaatgtctATAGAcgcaaaaaatttgacaaaacttttcacacctGTTGATGTAGTAGATtaatagtggtaagtaaaataGTGATATTAGTGGTGGACCTaaatgaaaactagtaaaactTTGCCAActcaattgttgtgaaaaatcttgtgaaattttttgtgtattgttctttttttttagaagtgctaaATTCATGACATTTTCACATCAAATCCTAGGtgttaagt
This genomic stretch from Quercus lobata isolate SW786 chromosome 3, ValleyOak3.0 Primary Assembly, whole genome shotgun sequence harbors:
- the LOC115979358 gene encoding MACPF domain-containing protein At1g14780-like, which codes for MSNHNPYLSPILLPPNTNTKGKEREREREREIDMGEEIVKRALNSLGRGFDLTSDFRLNFCKGKGRLVRLNESQKTQLQVPGFGTFNDVSIDIKCDKGDRTRYQSDILSFNQMSEFFNQSSEVPGKIPSGCFNAMFGFQSGSWATDAGNTKFLGLDGFFITLFNVHIDRYPLALSDEVRDAVPTAWDPCALARFIEKYGTHIIVGLSIGGQDVVLVKQDTSSELGPTQLKNHLDKLGDQLFTGTCNFSPLNSKIKEKAPQAFNVFVTQPVAFNSFSSVNTKDGITVICYKKGGDPSVSSHCEWLLTVPSMPDAIQFSFIPITSLLRGVPGKGFLSHAINLYLRYKPPISDLQYFLDFQSHKIWAPIHNDLPLSSVTNRAAPSSILHFNLMGPKLYVNPNQVTVGKRPVTGMRLYLEGMKCNRLAIHLQHLSNTPMMLDNKIDETSIWRGSEDIADDRYFEAIQRKKFSHISTAPVKYDSGWTSNEDVAFIVTGAQLLVKKHDSKNVLHLRLLFSKVSDAFIVQSSWTQVSSGFSQKSSLFSAISTSISGSPLKEKQPAVVVDSGVFPTGPPVSVQAQKLLKFIDMSQLCKGPQDSPGHWLVTGARLQLEKGKICLHVKFSLLNICS